The Flavobacterium sp. M31R6 nucleotide sequence TGTTCCCGCGATGGTGGTTCCTTTGGATTTGAAAGAAGGAAAGCATACGGCAGTTTTCAGCATTCCGGAAGCGCAAAAAAATGCCAACGGAACTTCAAATCATTGGATGGTGAGTTCGTATATCGTTTACGAGCTTTAAAATTTAAAATCACTCGAAAGAGTAAATAATTATCAAATGAAAAAAGCATTCTTATTTTTATTGTTACCATTCCTTTGCTTGGCACAAGCGCCTTACCGGGTTTCTATTATACCAAAACCTCAGAAGATCAGTTTTAGCGAAGGCGGATTTATTTTAAAAAATGGTTCAACTGTTGGTGTTGCTGATCCAAGTCTTGCTCCTTTGGCAAATTATCTTGTGGCTACCATCGGGAAAGAAAATGGTTTGGATTTAAAAATTTCAAAAGATACAAAAGCCGATATTACACTTTCATTAGGTTTCAAAAACGAAAAAGCGGAAGCTTATAAAATGGGGGTTTCTGCCGATGGAATTGCCATTGTCGGAGCTTCTCCTGCAGGAATTTTGATGTCGGTCGCTACTTTGCAGCAACTGATTCCCGTTGGCGAAAGCCAAACCAAAGTGCAGTTTCTCAAAATGGAAGATTTTCCAAAATATAGTTACCGTGGTGCACATTTGGATGTAAGTCGTCATTTTTATAGCGAAGATGAAGTCAAACATTTCTTGGATTTGATGGCAAGATATAAACTGAACAAATTCCACTGGCATTTGACAGACGATCAAGGATGGAGAATCGAAATCAAAAAATATCCACTGTTGACCGAAAAAGGGGCTTGGCGCAAATTGAACAATCAAGACAGAGATTGTCTTAAATTAAGCAAAGAACAAGATAACAGTGATTTCAATTTGCCCAAAGAGCATTTGAAAATCGTTGAAAAGGATACGCTTTACGGTGGATTTTACACTCAGGAGCAGATCAAAAACGTTGTAAAATATGCCAAAGAGCGAGGTATTGATGTTTTGCCTGAAATTGATATGCCGGGTCATTTTATGGCTGCAATTATCGGTTATCCATATCTCTCCTGTAAAGGAGGTGCGCACATGGGAACGACTTTTTCTGATCCATTGTGCATTGGAAACCCGGAATCTTTGAAATTGGTCAAAGAAATTTACACCGAAGTGGCTGGTTTATTTCCTTATGAATACATGCATTTAGGCGCTGATGAAGTAGAAAGAACCAATTGGAAGGAATGTCCAAAATGCCAAGCAAAAGTAAAAAAAGAACATCTGAAAGGTGTTGAAGAGTTGCAGGCGTGGTTTGTTCACGACATGGAAAAGCATTTCAATAAGTTAGGTAAAAAACTCATGGGTTGGGATGAAATTTTAGATGGAGGATTATCACCAACAGCGACTATAATTTGGTGGAGAAATTGGGCGCCAAAAGCGATATCAACAGCTACAGAGCAAGGAAACTTGGCAATTTCAAGTCCGTGTTTCGAAATGTATTTTGATTTACTCGAAGGACCAACTTCTTTGGAATCGGCCTATACGTTTGAACCGTTGAAAGGGCTTACGCTAAAACAATCGAAGAATGTGATTGGAATTCAAGGGAATCTTTGGACAGAAACCGTTCCGACAGTACGTCGTGCCGAACATCAGTACTTCCCAAGAATATTTGCACTTTCAGAAGGTGCTTGGAATGGAGGAAATCGCAATTGGGATGAATTCAGAAGTAGAGTGGTGAACGAAATCGAATATTTGGATGCCAAGAAAATCAATTACCGTATTCCGAACCTAACAGGTTTCAACGATTTGAATGTTTTTACAGAAAACGAAACAGTAAATGTAAATTGCATTTTACCAAATATTACCGTTAGATATACTACCGATGGCTCAATTCCACAAGCGAATTCAACAAAATACATTGCACCGTTTACAGTTTCAGAAAGCACGAATTTTAACTTTAGAGCATTCCGTCCAGACGGAAGCGGTTCGGAAGTGCATAAAGCCGAATTCCGCAAGGAAAGTTATTCAAAGGCCTATGAAGGAGTATTTACAGGCGAGGGGATCGTGCTAAAAGAATACGAATCTAAATCAAAAAAATGTGCCGAAATCAAGAACAGTAGGTTGGTTAAAGAATCCAAAGCGGAAAGCATGGAAATGCCAAAAGATTTTAAAGGATTTGCAGGACTGATTTTTGAAGGTTATTTTGAAGTTAAGAACGATGGTGTTTATACCTTTGAATTGGCATCCAATGACGGTTCCATGTTGTATGTGGATGGTGCAATGGTTATAGACAATGATGGTCCACACGGAAATAAAACGAAAACAGGTCAAAAAGCCTTGGCTAAAGGCTGGCACAAAATGGTGTCTGAATATTTTGATTTGGATTCGGGAGGAAACTTTTCGGTTAAAATCAAATCAACCGATGTTAAAGAATTCACGGTGATGAGTCATTTTAAAAATTAGTAAGAATACGTATTGGCTTGAACTTGAAAGCAAATATCACTTTTACAGGATAGATTTTTGTACAAAATTTTACAAAATGGCCAAAACTTGAAGTGAAAGCAGGAGCAGAGGTATCGGTTTCATTAAACAATAATGGTACTGTGAAAAATGTGAAATAATTGATTTTAAAAAATTAATGATAATAATGCCAAATAAAACTATAAACCATGAATACTAAGAAGAAATGGATTTTTATGACTTTGCTAATGAGTATCTTTTCTATAGGTTACGGGCAGTTACAAAATAAAAATTACTCTTTTCGTAACCCGGATTTGGATATGGATGTAAGAATAAAAGATCTAATATCCAGATTGACTCTAGAAGAAAAAGTGAGTATGATGAAACATCAGTCTCCTGCCATCGAGCGTCTTGGTGTACCTGCTTACAATTGGTGGAACGAAGCCTTGCATGGCGTTGCTCGTACCAGCGAAAAAGTAACTGTTTTTCCTCAAGCCATCGGTATGGCCGCGACTTTTGATGCGGAGGCTTTACAGAAAATGGGTGATATTGCTTCTTCTGAAGGACGTGCACTTTTTAATGAAGACTTACGAAACGGTAAAACAGGTTCAATTTATAGAGGACTAACGTATTGGACCCCGAATATCAATATTTTTCGAGACCCTCGTTGGGGAAGAGGACAGGAAACTTATGGAGAGGATCCTTACTTGACAGGAAAGATGGGATCGGCAATTGTAAGAGGATTGGAAGGAAATGATCCAAAATACTTAAAAGCGGTGGCTTGTGCCAAACATTATGCCGTGCACAGTGGTCCCGAACATAACCGTCATTCTTTTGATGTTCAACCTTCAAAATACGATTTGTGGGATACCTATTTGCCGGCTTTTCGCGAACTCATTACCAAGGCAAAGGTTCATGGTGTGATGTGTGCTTATAACCGTTTGGACGGACAGCCTTGTTGTGGAAACAGTAAACTATTATCAGATATTTTACATAATCAATGGAATTTTGATGGCTATGTAACTTCCGATTGTTGGGCAGTCAGTGATTTTGCACAATTTCACAAGACACATGCGAACAATACGGAGGCTGTAAGTGATGCTTTGTTGAGCGGAACGGATTTGGAGTGTGGTAACTTGTATCAATTATTGGAACAGGGGGTTAAAAAGGGATTACTTTCGGAACGTGATATTAATGTTTCATTAACCCGTTTGTTTAAGATTCTCTTCAAAATAGGAATGTTCGATCCGGCAGACAGAGTGCCTTATGCATCTATTGGCAGGGAAGTAATTGATTGCGATGCACACAAAAAACACGCTTACGAGATGGCGCAAAAGTCAATGGTACTGTTGGAAAATAAGAAAAATGTGCTTCCGCTAAATGATTCTAAAATTAAGAGAATCGCTTTAATAGGCCCCAATGCAGATAATGGTCATACACAGTTAGCCAATTATTATGGTACTCCAAGTGAGATTATTACACCTTATAGCAGTTTGCAAAAACGCTTTGGAGGTAAGATTAAGGTTGACTATATGAAAGGGGTTAATATTGTCGATAAACTGAAAGATGGACCTTCATTTGCACAAGTAGCGGCACAGGCCAAAAAATCGGATGTGATTATATTCGTGGGCGGTATCAGTGCGGATTATGAAGGGGAAGCTGGTGATGCGGGTGCCGGCGGTTATTCGGGATTTGCTAGTGGAGATAGAACCACCATTGCATTACCACCAGTACAGACAGAACTTTTGAAAGAATTGAAAAAAACAGGACGTCCAGTGATTGTGGTCAATATGTCGGGCTCCATTATGGATTTTCAATGGGAAAGCAAGAATGCAGATGCTATTTTGCAGGCATGGTATGGAGGACAAGCTGCAGGAGATGCCATCGTCGATGTGCTTTTTGGACAATATAATCCTTCTGGTCGTATGCCATTGACAACTTATATGAGTGATAAGGACTTGCCTGCCTTTGAAGATTATTCAATGGAAAATCGTACTTATCGTTATTTTAAAGGAGCCGTTAGATACCCATTTGGTTACGGGCTGAGTTATACAAATTTCAGCTACAGTCCATTAGAGAATGATTCAGTTTTGCAGACAGGAGCTAACATTCAAGTGAGTACAATAGTGAAAAATATTGGAAATAGGGATGGGGACGAAGTGGTACAATTGTATCTCGTACATCCAGAAGATAACAACAAAAGAATGCCAATCCATTCCTTAAAGGGATTCAAAAGAATTCATTTAAATAAAGGGGAATTTGCTAAAGTAAGTTTTACCCTAACTCCAGAAGAACTCGCCTTGACTGATAGTGATGGTAATTTGACAGAGAGTGCCAAAAAGATTGATATATATATCGGGGGCGGTCAACCTAATAAATCTACAGGTAGTTTTAACTCTCTAACCATTCAAGGGGAACCTTATAAAGTATTCTAATTTTGCCTAAAGAGCAGGCCAATTTTATTATTTAAGCAATAATAGAGGTGAGAAAAATAATTTAGCCAGTCAATTTCCTGAAATGGTTAAAGAATTAGAAATAATACTTAATGAAAAGTTGGAAGTCAAAAAGTAGTGCAATGATTTTAGTGAAGTATGGGATTTGTTAAAAAAATGTATAATTTTTTATTTTGATTAGATATTTTTTAGAGTTTTAAGTTTTACAGGATTCGGATTGTTTATTGAAATATAGTGAGAAATTATTAAATTGTATTTGTTTTATATGTAGTGTGTTGCGAATTTAATTTAGAAGAATTGGGAGATTAAAAAAAAAATGCTCTTTGTGAAAAAAAAATACTAAAACGTTTTTGTAAAACGTTTTATTGTATATATTTGTTAAAAATAACTTAACTATAGTTTAAGACAGAATTAACACTTTATGAAAAAAATGATCACTATAAAGGATATCGCCAAAGCAGCAAACGTATCGGTAACAACGGTTTCGTTTGTCTTGAATGATAAAGGGGAGAAGATGGGGATAAGTAACGAAGTGATCAAGAAAGTTCTTAAAGTAGCTGAAGATATGAAATACAAACCCAATATGATTGCCAGTAGTCTTAGGACTGGTAAGACAAGATCTATTGGGCTTATTGTGGAGGATATTTCAAATCAGTTTTTTTCTGAATTGGCAAAAGTGATTGAGAGCGAGGCTATAAAATTAAACTATAGAGTGTTTTATTGTAGTACTGGAGGAGATGATGTACGTGCGGTTGAGTTGGTTAACAGTCTGTTACAGGCAAATGTTGACGGTTTTATCATCACACCAACGGCGGGTATGAAAACTACTATTGATCGATTGTTAGAGCTTCAACGTCCTGTTGTTTTGATTGACCGATATTTTGAAGGGCAAAACGTTAGTCACGTAGTGTTGGATAATTTTGGAGGAGCTCAAACAGCAACCCGTTATTTTTTGGAAAAGGGATTTAAAAAAATTGCGTTTGTAACTAATTTTTCTCAATTGGTTCAAATGCAGTTAAGAAAAAAAGGATATGCAGATACGTTGAAAGAATTGGGTTTATACGATGACTCTAGAATTCTTGATTTGGAATACCATATTACCGAAGAAGAGCGAATTGAAAAGATTAGTGATTTTTTGAGTAATACTCCAGAAATTGACGCTGTATTGTTTGGGGCAAATTATCTGTTGCTTGCAGGCTTGCAGTCATTTAAAAAAATAAAAATTAAAATTCCTGCGGATAAAGCAGTGATTAGTTTTGACGACCATGACAGTTTTAGGTTGCATTCTCCGTCAATTACCGTGTTATCGCAGCCAATCGAGGAAATGGGTAAAAAAACAGTAAGATTATTGATGAAGCAGATGAATGATAAAAGTAATTATTTGATCGAGAAAGAAGAAAAAAAAGGAAGCTTAATTATAAGGGAGTCGGTTTAAAACTGATGGCCTTTTTTTTTAAAAGCAAAACTAAAACGATATAGTAAGATTTTTAAAGTATTTAAAGAAAATTAAACAGAATGTTAAATGAAAAAAAACAATTGCTTATGATATAAAAGAAGTAGAGATATGTTAATCTAGTAAACTAATTGTTACCAAAAGCTTGATCAAGAAATAGGTAATATATAATTAAAGGGCCTAGTGTTTAATATTTTTCCAGAAATAAAAACCTTTTAATTTAAATAAATTCAAAACAAAACAAAACCAAACTAATACTAATTATGAGAAAACTGTTATATGAGTCGCTGTTAGTTTTTCTAACGGTGTTGTGCTTCCAAGGTGCGAATGCGCAAAACAAAAAAATCTCCGGGGTAATTACGGATAATGCCAATATGCCAGTTCCTGCTGTTACTGTTAAGGAAAAAGGAACAAAAGAAGGAGGAGCTATTACCGACGAGAACGGACAATTTCAAATTTCTGTAAAAGAAGGTGCAACTTTAGTTGTAAGTTCGATCGGGTTTAAAACAGTGGAAGTAAAAGCTGCTGATGGAGTGAAAATCAAATTAGCCACTGCTACTAACGAACTTGAAGGTGTTACTGTTACTGCTTTGGGGCAATCTAAAAAGAACAAATCGATTGGGTATGCCACAAGTATCATTAAATCGGATGTGATTGTAAAGACAGCTTCACCTAACATCGCTAACTCTTTGTATGGAAAAGCGCCGGGGGTTCGTGTTACCTCTACGCCAGGAGGAGCTGGACAAATCAATATCCAGATTCGTGGGTTAAACTCTATCACTGGTAAAAATCAGCCACTTATCGTTATGGATGGTGTGCCTATTCGTGATGGAGAGGTAAGTAACAATAATTATTGGAATGATTCACGCATTAGAAGTAATGGTTTAGCAGATATTAACCCTGAAGATATTGAGAATATCTCTATTCTTAAAGGAGCTTCTGCTGCTGCATTATACGGTTCTGAAGCTGTTAATGGGGTTGTATTGATCACTTCTAAATCAGGTAAAGGGAAAAAAGGTTTAGGTATTGACTTTAGTAGTAGTTATTCAAGTAACGAACTTGCATACTTACCAAGATTCCAATATGAAAGAGGTCCTGGTTATGCAAATCCTGCTTATGCTCCGTCAGCATATTTGGCTCCAGATGGTTTTGCTCATTACGATGTAGATGGTGATGGTATTAAAGAGACGAGAGGGGTATCAAATGGAAGTTCTAACTTTGGTAACTGGTTCGATGGCAAGCCTATTATGTCTTGGGATGGTGTGGTTCGTCCTTATTCACCTCAAAAAGATGGATACAAAAACTTGTTCCAAAATTCTTGGGATACGACAACAAACCTTGCGCTTACAAACAATACTGATAATAGCAGTACTCGTTTTTCTTATACACACGTTGAATCACAAGGGTTGAGTATGGGTAATTTGAATAAGAAAAATACACTTAACTTGAATACATCATTCAAAACAGGTGAACATTTAAAAACAGATGTGATTGTCAGTTATATGAATCAAAATGTTCATAATCGTGCTATTGCTATGGATCGTTTGATAAATAACTTTACTGGTATGATTAGTCCGTTTGATAATGGTGATTGGTACAAAGCTAAATATAAAACTAGTTTAGGTTATAAATATGTTAGGGGTACAGACCAAAGTTTAACTCCAAACGAAAACATTATACGTAATGGATTCAAAGCGGATGTTGGTGATTATTTCTGGAATACAAATGCTAATCAGCAAGACGAAATTACAAACCGTTTGATTGCAAGTGTTACAGAAACGTATAATATTAACAAGGATTTTGCGCTTCGTGGGCGTGCATCTACTGATTTAACTTCAGTAAATATTGAA carries:
- a CDS encoding family 20 glycosylhydrolase, whose product is MKKAFLFLLLPFLCLAQAPYRVSIIPKPQKISFSEGGFILKNGSTVGVADPSLAPLANYLVATIGKENGLDLKISKDTKADITLSLGFKNEKAEAYKMGVSADGIAIVGASPAGILMSVATLQQLIPVGESQTKVQFLKMEDFPKYSYRGAHLDVSRHFYSEDEVKHFLDLMARYKLNKFHWHLTDDQGWRIEIKKYPLLTEKGAWRKLNNQDRDCLKLSKEQDNSDFNLPKEHLKIVEKDTLYGGFYTQEQIKNVVKYAKERGIDVLPEIDMPGHFMAAIIGYPYLSCKGGAHMGTTFSDPLCIGNPESLKLVKEIYTEVAGLFPYEYMHLGADEVERTNWKECPKCQAKVKKEHLKGVEELQAWFVHDMEKHFNKLGKKLMGWDEILDGGLSPTATIIWWRNWAPKAISTATEQGNLAISSPCFEMYFDLLEGPTSLESAYTFEPLKGLTLKQSKNVIGIQGNLWTETVPTVRRAEHQYFPRIFALSEGAWNGGNRNWDEFRSRVVNEIEYLDAKKINYRIPNLTGFNDLNVFTENETVNVNCILPNITVRYTTDGSIPQANSTKYIAPFTVSESTNFNFRAFRPDGSGSEVHKAEFRKESYSKAYEGVFTGEGIVLKEYESKSKKCAEIKNSRLVKESKAESMEMPKDFKGFAGLIFEGYFEVKNDGVYTFELASNDGSMLYVDGAMVIDNDGPHGNKTKTGQKALAKGWHKMVSEYFDLDSGGNFSVKIKSTDVKEFTVMSHFKN
- a CDS encoding glycoside hydrolase family 3 C-terminal domain-containing protein; the protein is MNTKKKWIFMTLLMSIFSIGYGQLQNKNYSFRNPDLDMDVRIKDLISRLTLEEKVSMMKHQSPAIERLGVPAYNWWNEALHGVARTSEKVTVFPQAIGMAATFDAEALQKMGDIASSEGRALFNEDLRNGKTGSIYRGLTYWTPNINIFRDPRWGRGQETYGEDPYLTGKMGSAIVRGLEGNDPKYLKAVACAKHYAVHSGPEHNRHSFDVQPSKYDLWDTYLPAFRELITKAKVHGVMCAYNRLDGQPCCGNSKLLSDILHNQWNFDGYVTSDCWAVSDFAQFHKTHANNTEAVSDALLSGTDLECGNLYQLLEQGVKKGLLSERDINVSLTRLFKILFKIGMFDPADRVPYASIGREVIDCDAHKKHAYEMAQKSMVLLENKKNVLPLNDSKIKRIALIGPNADNGHTQLANYYGTPSEIITPYSSLQKRFGGKIKVDYMKGVNIVDKLKDGPSFAQVAAQAKKSDVIIFVGGISADYEGEAGDAGAGGYSGFASGDRTTIALPPVQTELLKELKKTGRPVIVVNMSGSIMDFQWESKNADAILQAWYGGQAAGDAIVDVLFGQYNPSGRMPLTTYMSDKDLPAFEDYSMENRTYRYFKGAVRYPFGYGLSYTNFSYSPLENDSVLQTGANIQVSTIVKNIGNRDGDEVVQLYLVHPEDNNKRMPIHSLKGFKRIHLNKGEFAKVSFTLTPEELALTDSDGNLTESAKKIDIYIGGGQPNKSTGSFNSLTIQGEPYKVF
- a CDS encoding LacI family DNA-binding transcriptional regulator — encoded protein: MKKMITIKDIAKAANVSVTTVSFVLNDKGEKMGISNEVIKKVLKVAEDMKYKPNMIASSLRTGKTRSIGLIVEDISNQFFSELAKVIESEAIKLNYRVFYCSTGGDDVRAVELVNSLLQANVDGFIITPTAGMKTTIDRLLELQRPVVLIDRYFEGQNVSHVVLDNFGGAQTATRYFLEKGFKKIAFVTNFSQLVQMQLRKKGYADTLKELGLYDDSRILDLEYHITEEERIEKISDFLSNTPEIDAVLFGANYLLLAGLQSFKKIKIKIPADKAVISFDDHDSFRLHSPSITVLSQPIEEMGKKTVRLLMKQMNDKSNYLIEKEEKKGSLIIRESV